In the Pseudanabaena sp. PCC 7367 genome, one interval contains:
- a CDS encoding NYN domain-containing protein has translation MSKSAHPPEMLVDAYNVIGAWLWLKELKNSASLDRARRELIEAMTNFAHFHGYKTTLVFDAYNQATPAAVEKITKNLKLHYTDYRQTADTFIEKTCARLHRHPLRHLKRVIVVTSDRAQHTVTTGYGAEWMSAEALEQEVSIANRRIQRHQRPKTRAGDQTLRHMLDRHTFETLDRMRKGLQ, from the coding sequence ATGTCTAAATCTGCCCATCCGCCAGAGATGCTGGTGGATGCCTACAATGTAATCGGTGCCTGGTTATGGCTAAAGGAACTCAAAAACTCCGCTAGTCTCGATCGGGCTCGCCGTGAACTTATCGAGGCCATGACTAACTTTGCTCATTTTCATGGCTATAAGACCACGTTGGTATTTGATGCCTATAATCAAGCTACGCCTGCGGCAGTTGAAAAAATTACCAAAAATTTAAAACTCCACTACACCGATTATCGCCAGACCGCCGACACCTTTATTGAAAAAACCTGCGCCCGTTTGCATCGCCACCCGCTGCGGCATTTAAAACGGGTTATTGTAGTAACTTCCGATCGCGCCCAGCACACAGTTACCACTGGCTATGGTGCAGAATGGATGTCCGCTGAAGCCCTGGAACAAGAAGTATCAATTGCAAATCGCCGCATCCAACGCCACCAACGTCCCAAAACTCGCGCTGGCGATCAAACCCTCCGCCACATGCTCGATCGCCACACCTTCGAAACCCTCGATCGGATGCGTAAGGGTTTACAGTAA